From Tachypleus tridentatus isolate NWPU-2018 chromosome 8, ASM421037v1, whole genome shotgun sequence, a single genomic window includes:
- the LOC143224150 gene encoding fork head domain-containing protein FD5-like encodes MFTNRLQMPIPFVIKDMSVPTNISFGPRCVAGNSTVLMEYQRLQFYEYIQAISNVRCEHPACLPAYTIEPYSVQATGRPPLPFVSTPFTHYDFRGRFLYEEPKPQQSYIGLIAKAILSSAEKKLILSDIYQYILDNYPYFRNRGPGWRNSIRHNLSLNDCFVKAGRSANGKGHYWAVHPANVEDFKKGDFTRRKAQRKVRKHMGLDVLEEDDSSGSVLPLESNHSSSLSHEQHQRILTNFEKSEVTKAPKGSLCTKRRMFDVESLLAPDHPEDTAIAKSICSTSGNTRVSPPSELRVNNHYHNQYDREKTLDVTGDLEHDEGSCSFLVDTVEEDSAASLKLPNAHVQLFQNSVIHNNFENVSKLPQSSCSACTPSLFKNHI; translated from the coding sequence ATGTTTACTAACCGTCTTCAAATGCCAATACCTTTCGTGATAAAAGATATGTCGGTTCCCACGAACATTTCCTTTGGACCTCGTTGTGTTGCAGGAAATTCCACTGTGTTAATGGAGTACCAGCGACTCCAGTTCTACGAATATATTCAAGCTATATCCAATGTTCGATGTGAGCATCCAGCCTGCTTACCGGCTTACACCATTGAACCATACAGTGTCCAAGCTACTGGACGTCCACCTCTACCCTTCGTGTCTACTCCTTTCACTCACTATGATTTCAGAGGAAGATTTCTGTACGAAGAACCGAAGCCTCAGCAGTCCTACATTGGCCTGATTGCTAAGGCCATCCTCAGTTCGGCAGAGAAGAAGTTAATATTAAGTGATATATATCAATACATCTTGGATAATTACCCTTATTTCCGGAACCGAGGACCCGGCTGGAGGAACAGTATTCGTCATAACTTGTCTCTGAACGATTGTTTCGTCAAAGCTGGACGAAGCGCTAATGGAAAGGGACATTACTGGGCCGTCCATCCAGCCAATGTGGAAGACTTTAAAAAGGGAGACTTTACGCGTCGAAAGGCCCAGAGAAAAGTTAGAAAGCACATGGGGTTGGATGTGCTTGAAGAAGATGACAGCTCTGGTTCTGTTCTACCACTTGAAAGCAACCACTCGTCTTCTCTTTCACACGAGCAACACCAAAGGATCCTCACGAACTTCGAAAAATCAGAAGTCACGAAAGCCCCAAAGGGCAGCCTTTGCACAAAACGAAGGATGTTTGATGTTGAAAGCTTACTTGCCCCTGACCATCCAGAAGACACAGCAATAGCAAAGAGTATCTGCTCTACTAGTGGAAACACTCGAGTGTCACCGCCATCTGAGCTGCGGGTTAATAATCATTACCACAACCAATATGATCGCGAGAAAACCTTGGATGTAACAGGGGACTTAGAACATGACGAAGGGTCCTGTAGTTTCTTAGTGGACACAGTTGAAGAAGATTCCGCTGCTTCACTGAAACTACCTAACGCGCATGTGCAGCTCTTCCAAAAttctgtaatacataataattttgaGAATGTTTCGAAATTACCACAGTCATCATGTTCTGCTTGTACACCGAGTTTGTTCAAAAACCACATTTAG